One Streptomyces umbrinus genomic window, GGTCGTCGCCCTCGGCGAGTCCACCCGGCGTCCCGACTCCACCGCCGTGATCACCGTGCCGTGGACCCGCAACGAGCGCGGCACGCTGACGGGCCTCAAGACGACCTCGTACGCCGAGAACGTCGTCGCCCTCGCCCGCGCGCGCGAACAGGGCGCGTCCGAGGCGCTGTTCGCGAACACGGTCGGACAGCTCTGCGAGGGCACGGGCTCGAACGTCTTCGTCGTCCTCGACGGCGAGATCCACACCCCGCCGGTGGCCTCCGGCTGCCTGGCCGGCATCACCCGGGCCCTCACCGTCGAGTGGACGGGCGCCAGGGAGACCGACCTGCCGCTGGACGTCCTGGAGCGGGCCGACGAGATCTTCCTGACCTCGTCGCTGCGCGATGTGCAGGCCGTGCACCGGGCCGACGGCCGCGAACTGCCGGGCGTACCGGGCCCGGTGACCGCCAAGGCGATGCGGATCTTCTACGAGCGGGCGGGCGACGACCTCGATCCCTGACAGGACCCGCGCACTTAACCGGATGACGTAGGCCTCGCGGACGGGTACAACACCCCTGATGACCACGACCCTGCGGCCGACCGAGCCGCTTCAGCGCGACGCCGACGGGGCGTTGTCACGGCACTACACGGTGTGCGTGAACAGCCGCCCCGTCGGCGGGATACACCTCGCCGCGAACTCCCTCTCCGGGCCGTCCGTCGCCCGGATCCAAGACCTCGGCATCGACGAACCGGACCGCGGACGTGGCCGCGGCACCGTGGCCGCGCTCGCCGCGGAGGAG contains:
- a CDS encoding aminotransferase class IV, which gives rise to MKLWLDGGLQDSESARVSVFDHGLTVGDGVFETVKAVDGRPFALTRHLDRLARSASGLGLPEPDHDEVRRACAAVLEANPVPLGRLRITYTGGHGPLGSDRGEHGPTLVVALGESTRRPDSTAVITVPWTRNERGTLTGLKTTSYAENVVALARAREQGASEALFANTVGQLCEGTGSNVFVVLDGEIHTPPVASGCLAGITRALTVEWTGARETDLPLDVLERADEIFLTSSLRDVQAVHRADGRELPGVPGPVTAKAMRIFYERAGDDLDP